The DNA window AAGCTACTTGGGTTAAACCATCGCCCTTAGGATACTCATCACTTTATTGATAAACGTGTTTCGATTTAAAATACTATGTTAATGGATTTATCAATTCTCAATGAAGAACAATTGCTTAGCTGTGCCACTACTCTGGAGACAGTTTTAAATCGGCGCACCCATCGACGCATCATTATGGGCGAAGATGTCATTGTGTCTGGTTCTTTATCGAAGGCCTTAAAGCTGCCGCAATTAATTTTGCAGCTGCAGTCACCACAGACGCGAAAAAAGCAACAGGCCTCAGAGCAATTACAAACCATCTGGCAAACCTTATCAGAATCTACCCAGCTTGCTGTGCAACAAGAATTAAACTGGTATGATCCCAAAGCTTTAGATTGGGACGATCCTCGATCCAATCGCAATCCGTTTTAGATTTTATGACTGCAGAAAAAACTTATAAACCTTGGTCAGCTGGCCAAGAAAAATTTGGCAAGCGTTTTATTAAGCGCATTGGTAAATGGCAAACTTTTGTTTACGAAAAAACCAACGGTAAATTGTGGAATACTTTTCTGGGTGCGCCTTGCGCGATACTTACCACCATTGGTAGAAAATCCGGCGAGCCGCGCAAAACACCGCTGTTATATATGCGTGAAGGTAACGACGTTGTGATGGTGGCCTCGCAAGGTGGTTTTTCAACCATGCCGCTATGGTATCGAAATATTCAGGCTAATCCTGAGG is part of the Pseudomonadales bacterium genome and encodes:
- a CDS encoding nitroreductase family deazaflavin-dependent oxidoreductase; the encoded protein is MTAEKTYKPWSAGQEKFGKRFIKRIGKWQTFVYEKTNGKLWNTFLGAPCAILTTIGRKSGEPRKTPLLYMREGNDVVMVASQGGFSTMPLWYRNIQANPEVSIQIGAEKRQMRAREASESEKTLLWPKLDAIYEGYKEYRARTEGIRDIPILIFSAID